The proteins below are encoded in one region of Apostichopus japonicus isolate 1M-3 chromosome 4, ASM3797524v1, whole genome shotgun sequence:
- the LOC139966618 gene encoding metaxin-2-like has translation MMASLVEEAAQIHAQGLESNLQGGGIDEELELYQPFQKDQITLPEEVQCMAVKTLLHMCKIPFSLRLRANAENMSPSGGVPFIKVGPQIVSEFDPIVEYLDLKGISLSRELSGSQRSEMKAYMALTVNRLYSAEVYLSWCCETIANKVTKPRYGAPYPWPLNKLLPWYKQREAKKYLKVQGWLEKSQDEVYEELKMACKALSDKLDDQYYFFLDRPSELDALVFGHLYSLLTFQLIDDKMADIVNSFPTLTRFVERIQENYFIAPEMDDV, from the exons ATGATGGCGTCCTTGGTTGAAGAGGCAGCACAAATACATGCTCAAG GGCTGGAGAGCAACTTACAAGGAGGAGGCATTGACGAAGAGCTGGAACTATATCAACCCTTTCAAA AGGATCAAATAACTTTACCCGAGGAAGTTCAGTGTATGGCAGTCAAGACTCTTCTTCATATGTGCAAAATTCCGTTTTCTCTCAGATTGAGGGCGAATGCAGAGAACATGTCCCCATCAG GTGGAGTACCTTTCATCAAAGTTGGACCCCAGATTGTGTCAGAATTTGATCCTATCGTTGAATATCTTGACTTGAAG GGTATTTCCCTGTCACGTGAGCTCAGCGGTTCTCAGAGATCTGAAATGAAGGCGTATATGGCATTGACTGTCAATAGACTATACAGTGCAGAG GTTTACCTCTCCTGGTGCTGTGAGACGATTGCCAACAAGGTAACGAAACCAAGGTATGGTGCACCGTATCCCTGGCCGTTGAATAAACTACTTCCTTGGTACAAGCAACGGGAGGCCAAGAAATATCTCAAGGTCCAAGGTTGGCTGGAAAAATCTCAAGATGAG GTATACGAGGAACTCAAAATGGCATGTAAAGCTCTCTCTGATAAGCTCGACGACCAGTATTACTTTTTTCTGGACAG GCCTTCAGAGCTGGATGCTCTAGTGTTCGGCCACCTCTACAGTCTCCTGACGTTTCAACTTATAGATGACAAAATGGCCGACATCGTCAACAGCTTCCCAACTTTAACCAGATTTGTTGAGCGGATACAGGAAAACTACTTCATAGCTCCTGAGATGGACGATGTTTAA
- the LOC139966616 gene encoding uncharacterized protein HI_0077-like yields the protein MNQEFSTDLVTALKEVVDSNRWQCIGTVENFKAKKCTRISSEDGEDMVIVFVSPDKFFAMDASCPHAGGPMDLGDIEDIGGRISIVCPWHGYSFNLEDGSSPTGLQQQMYTVKVLEGKIYVNTSSELITSSSQEVEQEEKAKDAVPPAIVASDSDSLCDWAVRILMTSDPHEKVRLTHEVQERWTAGDIKEVGSCTPPSQPHRQEGLTVLEPGKIKRGKAGTKASRVSVLHSLANIEQWAIDLSWDVIARFSRIQIGEGSTYLPRDFFTDFVKVAADEAKHFNLLQGRLKELGSHFGVLPVHNGLWHSAEETNCSLLARLAIVHMVHEARGLDVHPITQARFGRQEDTESVKLLEVIYTDEITHVAAGMKWFTYICKHSEPEIDCIPKFHELVRRHFRGFLKPPFNEEGRSIAGMTKEWYIPLMKPNQDP from the exons ATGAATCAAGAATTTTCAACAGATTTAGTGACAGCGTTGAAGGAAGTTGTTGACTCCAATCGTTGGCAATGTATTGGGACAGTGGAAAATTTCAAGGCAAAGAAGTGTACAAG AATTTCTTCAGAAGATGGAGAAGACAtggttattgtttttgtttcaccCGACAAATTTTTTGCCATGGATGCATCATGTCCACACGCTG GTGGTCCAATGGATTTAGGTGACATTGAGGACATTGGAGGTAGAATATCAATCGTGTGTCCCTGGCATGGATATTCATTTAATCTAGAAGATGGTAGCTCTCCAACAGGCCTTCAG CAACAGATGTACACGGTTAAAGTACTGGAAGGAAAGATCTACGTAAACACTTCTTCAGAACTCATCACATCTTCATCTCAAGAAGTTGAGCAGGAAGAGAAAGCGAAAG ATGCCGTCCCACCTGCCATCGTAGCTTCGGATTCAGATTCACTCTGCGATTGGGCTGTAAGGATACTCATGACATCAGATCCACACGAAAAG GTGCGACTGACGCACGAGGTCCAAGAACGATGGACTGCTGGTGACATCAAGGAGGTCGGATCCTGCACACCACCAAGCCAACCCCACAGACAGGAAGGACTCACGGTCTTGGAACCGGGGAAAATTAAACGAGGGAAAGCAGGGACGAAG GCAAGCAGGGTCAGTGTACTACATTCCTTGGCTAATATCGAGCAGTGGGCAATAGACCTCTCCTGGGATGTCATAGCAAGATTCTCACGTATACAGATTGGAGAGGGTAGCACGTACCTACCCAGAGATTTTTTCACAGATTTTGTGAAGGTCGCCGCCGATGAAGCAAAG CATTTCAACCTATTGCAAGGAAGACTTAAGGAACTAGGAAGCCATTTTGGAGTTTTGCCTGTTCACAATG GATTATGGCATTCTGCGGAAGAGACAAATTGTTCACTTCTGGCACGACTAGCCATTGTTCATATGGTTCATGAAGCTAG AGGGTTGGATGTCCATCCAATCACACAAGCCAGATTTGGGAGACAAGAGGACACAGAATCTGTCAAGTTGCTAGAAGTCATTTACACCGATGAGATTACCCATGTTGCAGCTGGCATGAAATGGTTCACTTACATCTGCAAACACTCTGAGCCAGAAATTGACTGTATTCCAAAGTTTCATGAACTTGTACGGAGACACTTCAG aggttTCTTGAAGCCTCCATTTAATGAAGAAGGAAGAAGTATAGCTGGAATGACCAAAGAG TGGTATATCCCTTTGATGAAACCAAACCAAGACCCATGA